From the Solanum lycopersicum chromosome 10, SLM_r2.1 genome, one window contains:
- the LOC101253634 gene encoding uncharacterized protein, which yields MADGSKEGPTSPQAANAQLFGVLSSLLQQVESLTNQEEVELRSKIQALGLEVTKVPSKSTQHLDETEIAKQMDKLSEKLDDVDRMISSAVAADTQVGSLLSSTADLWMPVITAGSEERRNLNASVEDDVEVKDKNFQ from the exons ATGGCGGATGGAAGCAAAGAAGGTCCAACATCGCCTCAGGCAGCCAACGCTCAACTATTCGGAGTTCTCTCCAGTCTTCTCCAGCAG GTGGAATCATTGACTAATCAAGAAGAAGTGGAGTTGCGCAGTAAGATCCAAGCACTAGGACTGGAAGTTACAAAAGTTCCTTCAAAATCAACGCAACATCTTGATGAG ACGGAGATTGCGAAGCAGATGGATAAATTATCCGAAAAACTGGATGACGTGGATAGGATGATATCCTCCGCTGTCGCTGCAGATACACAAGTTGGGTCTCTCTTAAGCAGTACCGCTGATCTTTGGATGCCAGTTATTACAGCTGGTTCTGAGGAAAGGCGTAACCTCAATGCGTCAGTTGAAGATGATGTTGAAGTGAAAGACAAAAATTTTCAGTAG